In Felis catus isolate Fca126 chromosome C2, F.catus_Fca126_mat1.0, whole genome shotgun sequence, a single window of DNA contains:
- the ST6GAL1 gene encoding beta-galactoside alpha-2,6-sialyltransferase 1 isoform X1, which produces MIHANLKKKFSCCVLAFLLFAIICVWKEKKKGTYYDSLKLQSKDFQVLRGLEKQAETSSSTQDPHRGSQALSSPRGPAKAKPEASFQVWNKDSSSKNLIPRLQKIWRNYLNMNKYKVSYKGPGPGVKLSAEALHCHLRERVNVSMVEVTDFPFNTSEWEGFLPKENIRTKAGPWGTCAVVSSAGSLKSSQLGREIDDHDAVLRFNGAPTANFQQDVGTKTTIRLMNSQLVTTEGRFLKDSLYNEGILIVWDPSVYHSDIPKWYQSPDYSFFENYKSYRKLHPDQPFYILRPQMPWELWDIIQEVSPEEIQPNPPSSGMLGIIIMMTLCDKVDIYEFLPSKRKTDVCYYYQKFFDSACTMGAYHPLLFEKNLVKHLNQGTDEDIYLLGKATLPGFRRIRC; this is translated from the exons ATGATTCACGCCAACTTGAAGAAAAAGTTCAGCTGCTGTGTGCTGGCCTTTCTGCTGTTTGCAATCATCTGTGtgtggaaggagaagaagaaagggactTACTATGATTCCCTGAAGTTGCAAAGCAAGGATTTCCAGGTGTTGAGAGGTCTGGAGAAACAGGCTGAGACTTCAAGCAGCACCCAGGACCCCCACAGGGGCAGCCAGGCCCTCAGCAGCCCCCGGGGCCCAGCCAAGGCCAAGCCGGAGGCCTCCTTCCAGGTGTGGAACAAGGACAGCTCTTCCAAAAACCTCATCCCCAGGCTGCAGAAGATCTGGAGGAACTACCTGAATATGAACAAGTATAAAGTGTCCTATaaggggccagggccaggggtCAAGTTGAGTGCCGAGGCCCTGCACTGCCACCTCCGGGAACGTGTGAACGTCTCCATGGTAGAGGTCACAGATTTTCCCTTCAACACCTCCGAGTGGGAAGGCTTCCTGCCCAAGGAGAACATTAGGACCAAGGCCGGGCCGTGGGGCACATGTGCTGTGGTCTCATCGGCAGGATCTCTGAAGTCCTCCCAGCTCGGCCGAGAAATAG ATGATCATGACGCAGTCCTGAGATTTAATGGGGCGCCCACAGCCAATTTCCAACAAGATGTGGGCACGAAAACCACTATTCGCCTGATGAATTCTCAG TTGGTCACCACTGAAGGGCGCTTCCTCAAAGACAGTTTGTACAACGAGGGAATCCTAATTGTGTGGGACCCATCTGTTTACCATTCAGATATCCCAAAG tgGTACCAGAGCCCTGACTACAGCTTCTTTGAGAACTATAAGAGTTATCGCAAGCTTCATCCCGATCAGCCCTTTTACATCCTCAGGCCCCAGATGCCTTGGGAGCTGTGGGACATCATTCAAGAAGTCTCCCCGGAGGAGATTCAGCCCAACCCCCCATCCTCTGGGATGCTTG GCATCATCATCATGATGACACTGTGTGACAAGGTGGATATTTATGAGTTCCTCCCGTCCAAGCGCAAGACTGATGTGTGTTACTACTACCAGAAGTTCTTTGACAGCGCCTGCACGATGGGCGCCTACCACCCCCTACTCTTTGAGAAGAATCTGGTGAAACACCTCAACCAGGGCACAGACGAGGACATTTACCTGCTTGGGAAAGCTACGCTGCCTGGCTTCCGGAGAATTCGCTGCTGA
- the ST6GAL1 gene encoding beta-galactoside alpha-2,6-sialyltransferase 1 isoform X2: MIHANLKKKFSCCVLAFLLFAIICVWKEKKKGTYYDSLKLQSKDFQVLRGLEKQAETSSSTQDPHRGSQALSSPRGPAKAKPEASFQVWNKDSSSKNLIPRLQKIWRNYLNMNKYKVSYKGPGPGVKLSAEALHCHLRERVNVSMVEVTDFPFNTSEWEGFLPKENIRTKAGPWGTCAVVSSAGSLKSSQLGREIDDHDAVLRFNGAPTANFQQDVGTKTTIRLMNSQLVTTEGRFLKDSLYNEGILIVWDPSVYHSDIPKWYQSPDYSFFENYKSYRKLHPDQPFYILRPQMPWELWDIIQEVSPEEIQPNPPSSGMLDHNECKI; this comes from the exons ATGATTCACGCCAACTTGAAGAAAAAGTTCAGCTGCTGTGTGCTGGCCTTTCTGCTGTTTGCAATCATCTGTGtgtggaaggagaagaagaaagggactTACTATGATTCCCTGAAGTTGCAAAGCAAGGATTTCCAGGTGTTGAGAGGTCTGGAGAAACAGGCTGAGACTTCAAGCAGCACCCAGGACCCCCACAGGGGCAGCCAGGCCCTCAGCAGCCCCCGGGGCCCAGCCAAGGCCAAGCCGGAGGCCTCCTTCCAGGTGTGGAACAAGGACAGCTCTTCCAAAAACCTCATCCCCAGGCTGCAGAAGATCTGGAGGAACTACCTGAATATGAACAAGTATAAAGTGTCCTATaaggggccagggccaggggtCAAGTTGAGTGCCGAGGCCCTGCACTGCCACCTCCGGGAACGTGTGAACGTCTCCATGGTAGAGGTCACAGATTTTCCCTTCAACACCTCCGAGTGGGAAGGCTTCCTGCCCAAGGAGAACATTAGGACCAAGGCCGGGCCGTGGGGCACATGTGCTGTGGTCTCATCGGCAGGATCTCTGAAGTCCTCCCAGCTCGGCCGAGAAATAG ATGATCATGACGCAGTCCTGAGATTTAATGGGGCGCCCACAGCCAATTTCCAACAAGATGTGGGCACGAAAACCACTATTCGCCTGATGAATTCTCAG TTGGTCACCACTGAAGGGCGCTTCCTCAAAGACAGTTTGTACAACGAGGGAATCCTAATTGTGTGGGACCCATCTGTTTACCATTCAGATATCCCAAAG tgGTACCAGAGCCCTGACTACAGCTTCTTTGAGAACTATAAGAGTTATCGCAAGCTTCATCCCGATCAGCCCTTTTACATCCTCAGGCCCCAGATGCCTTGGGAGCTGTGGGACATCATTCAAGAAGTCTCCCCGGAGGAGATTCAGCCCAACCCCCCATCCTCTGGGATGCTTG ACCACAACGAATGCAAGAtttga